Proteins encoded within one genomic window of Fusarium musae strain F31 chromosome 4, whole genome shotgun sequence:
- a CDS encoding hypothetical protein (CAZy:AA11), producing the protein MPSFLSTLSVLALAATHVSSHVIMVEPHPFNLDTEPLYQTWPLSEDLPFPCQGRTQHPEQVTKVTAGKTQLVKFWGSAVHGGGSCQFSVAYGKEPPKDPKKWHAIYSIIGGCPAEAEGNIASTGTDPHGRENGKECGDDKGKECTKQFNIPIPKDMQNGPATFAWTWFNKIGNREMYMVCSPIEVVGGKDDSSYVDTLPAIFRANIPGECTTGASGSVINFPEPGDFGKIYEQGTPGSEGTCAKGVEPNFKDDAAAPEPEKPTESAPAQPSGTAPAPEQPSAPVEGAPATPSAPVQPSVPAPAPEQPSAPIQPSAPAAPSSMVTMPSTPAQPTDAPAPIDSAKPEAGAPAWSGEFQACPSDVKSGMMHCFSETTWGICNGGWAFVSKVAEGTKCIDGAIAAE; encoded by the coding sequence ATGCCTTCTTTCCTCTCAACCCTCAGCGTCCTAGCTCTCGCAGCCACACACGTCTCCTCCCACGTCATCATGGTAGAACCCCACCCCTTCAACCTCGACACAGAACCCCTCTACCAAACCTGGCCCCTCAGCGAGGACCTCCCCTTCCCCTGCCAAGGCCGCACCCAGCACCCCGAGCAGGTCACAAAGGTGACAGCCGGTAAGACCCAGCTCGTCAAGTTCTGGGGCAGCGCCGTCCACGGCGGCGGGTCATGCCAGTTCAGCGTCGCCTACGGAAAGGAACCCCCCAAGGATCCCAAGAAGTGGCACGCCATCTACAGCATCATCGGCGGGTGTCCCGCTGAGGCGGAGGGTAACATTGCGTCCACTGGTACGGATCCGCATGGGAGGGAGAACGGTAAGGAGTGTGGTGATGATAAGGGCAAAGAGTGTACTAAGCAGTTCAACATTCCTATCCCGAAGGATATGCAGAATGGTCCGGCGACTTTTGCTTGGACTTGGTTTAACAAGATTGGTAATCGCGAGATGTACATGGTCTGCTCTCCTATTGAAGTCGTAGGCGGGAAGGATGATAGCAGCTACGTTGATACGCTGCCTGCTATTTTCCGCGCCAACATTCCTGGGGAGTGTACTACCGGTGCCAGTGGAAGTGTCATCAACTTCCCTGAACCCGGCGATTTCGGTAAGATTTATGAGCAGGGTACACCCGGAAGTGAGGGTACTTGTGCCAAGGGTGTTGAGCCCAACTTCAAGGATGAcgctgctgctcctgagCCGGAGAAGCCTACTGAGTCTGCTCCCGCCCAGCCTAGTGGTACCGCTCCTGCGCCTGAACAGCCTTCTGCTCCTGTTGAGGGTGCCCCAGCTACGCCTTCGGCTCCTGTCCAGCCTAGTGTCCCTGCACCCGCTCCCGAACAGCCCTCTGCCCCCATCCAACCTTCAGCCCCCGCTGCCCCCTCTAGCATGGTCACAATGCCTAGCACCCCCGCTCAGCCCACCGATGCTCCCGCCCCAATCGACTCAGCCAAGCCCGAAGCCGGCGCTCCCGCTTGGTCCGGTGAGTTCCAGGCCTGTCCCTCTGATGTCAAGTCCGGCATGATGCACTGCTTCTCTGAGACTACTTGGGGTATCTGCAACGGAGGCTGGGCTTTTGTCtccaaggttgctgagggCACAAAGTGTATTGACGGCGCTATCGCTGCTGAGTAA